A portion of the Etheostoma cragini isolate CJK2018 chromosome 13, CSU_Ecrag_1.0, whole genome shotgun sequence genome contains these proteins:
- the LOC117956038 gene encoding odorant receptor 131-2-like encodes MSNANLSQTNVTVGRGLLERVLFSTMTTVPCCVFLFINGTMLFTLRSKTVFCETSRYILLFNLLFADTVQLALSQLIYILAALGLRLTYPSCGVLTMLSGLTNEISPLTLVVMSLERYVAVCYPLRHSTLVTIRNTEVAIVGVWVFSSLNVLTQVILLLDFPFENLESLEMKDFCAGQNMLLDRMSDDYNKAFTYFLFVSAGVAVTSSYIGVMIVARSAST; translated from the coding sequence ATGTCAAATGCAAATCTGTCTCAGACCAACGTCACTGTTGGACGGGGGTTACTTGAACGAGTGTTATTTTCCACTATGACCACCGTGCCgtgctgtgtgtttctcttcatTAACGGGACCATGTTGTTCACCTTGAGgagtaaaactgtgttttgtgaGACTTCCCGTTACATTCTGCTGTTTAACCTCCTTTTTGCAGACACTGTGCAGCTGGCACTGAGCCAGTTGATTTACATACTGGCTGCTCTTGGACTAAGGCTGACGTATCCTTCATGTGGAGTTCTCACCATGCTTTCTGGTCTCACTAATGAGATCTCTCCTCTCACACTGGTGGTGATGTCTCTGGAGAGATACGTAGCTGTGTGCTACCCACTGAGGCACTCCACCCTCGTCACCATCAGGAACACAGAGGTGGCCATCGTTGGGGTTTGGGTCTTCAGTTCTCTAAATGTCCTCACACAAGTCATTTTACTTTTAGACTTTCCATTTGAAAACCTGGAGAGCCTGGAGATGAAAGACTTTTGTGCTGGACAAAACATGCTACTTGACCGGATGTCTGACGATTACAACAAAGCATTCAcctattttctgtttgtgtcagCGGGGGTGGCGGTCACCTCCTCCTACATCGGTGTGATGATAGTAGCTAGGTCCGCCTCCACG
- the LOC117956040 gene encoding microtubule-associated protein 11-like — protein MVQMMESQCEYFMYFPAVPITDLSDPARYRTLPRRSHLYLGETVRFLLVLRCRDAGATPTDHGPAGGAEGPAAGFGTESASGRAWRELAGSLCAVASVSPGESGRHRGNHHPHHHDYQSSGDEANEDGEEDYIAAAEAAIAALGSRVDSRCRSFRDCKPLLIHNSSGTAAREFRRAPVQSPLDEPVVLTDEVIFPLTVSLDKLPVSTLKVKVRTTLFWLCVL, from the exons ATGGTGCAGATGATGGAGTCGCAGTGCGAGTACTTCATGTATTTCCCGGCGGTGCCCATCACGGATCTGTCGGACCCGGCCCGGTACCGCACGCTGCCCCGGCGCAGTCACCTCTACCTGGGGGAGACGGTCCGCTTCCTGCTGGTGCTGCGCTGCAGGGACGCCGGGGCGACGCCGACCGACCACGGCCCCG cagggggcgccgAGGGTCCTGCAGCCGGTTTCGGGACGGAGTCGGCCAGCGGCCGGGCGTGGCGGGAGCTCGCCGGCTCTCTGTGCGCCGTGGCCAGCGTGAGTCCCGGTGAGAGCGGCCGTCACCGAGGCAACCACCACCCCCATCACCATGACTACCAGAGCAGCGGGGACGAGGCCAACGAGGACGGCGAGGAGGACTACATCGCAGCCGCGGAGGCGGCCATCGCGGCGCTCGGCAGCAGGGTCGACTCCCGCTGTCGGAGCTTCAGGGACTGCAAGCCGCTGCTCATCCACAACTCATCTGGGACGGCGGCCAGGGAGTTCCGCAGGGCACCTGTCCAG TCTCCTCTGGACGAGCCGGTGGTTTTGACGGATGAAGTCATCTTCCCCCTCACGGTCTCTCTGGACAAACTCCCCGTCAGCACCCTGAAGGTCAAGGTGAGGACAACGTTGTTCTGGCTATGCG TTCTATAG
- the LOC117956041 gene encoding microtubule-associated protein 11-like — MTVSGKHLAVLKVLNESSQEELSVRDVRILPNLNASYLPMMPDGSVLLVDNVCHQSGEVGMASFCRVESLACRLPSMLSALEEHDFLFQMHLNDMPPDDSNEGLEVPLVAVLQWSTPKMPFTNCIYTHYRLPSIRLDQPRFVMTASCPSTVRVKEDFKVKYVLLNNLQDFLAVRLVWTPDGQFQHIY; from the exons ATGACCGTCTCTGGGAAGCACCTCGCCGTCCTCAAAG tGTTGAATGAGTCTTCTCAGGAGGAGTTGAGTGTTCGGGATGTTCGTATTTTGCCAAATCTCAACGCCTCCTACCTTCCCATGATGCCCGACGGCTCCGTGCTGCTGGTGGACAACGTCTG CCACCAGTCAGGGGAGGTTGGCATGGCGTCTTTCTGCAGGGTGGAAAGCCTGGCCTGCCGCCTTCCCAGCATGCTCAGCGCTTTGGAGGAGCACGACTTCCTGTTCCAGATGCACCTCAACGACATGCCGCCGGACGACTCCAACGAG GGGCTGGAGGTTCCCCTGGTTGCTGTGCTGCAGTGGTCAACTCCCAAGATGCCTTTCACCAACTGCATCTACACCCACTACAG gttgCCCAGCATCCGTCTGGACCAGCCTCGGTTCGTGATGACGGCCAGCTGCCCGAGCACCGTCAGAGTGAAGGAAGACTTTAAGGTTAAATACGTTCTGCTGAACAACCTGCAGGACTTCCTGGCGGTCCGACTCGTCTGGACGCCAGACGGTCAGTTTCaacacatttattaa
- the LOC117956042 gene encoding polyunsaturated fatty acid lipoxygenase ALOX12-like: protein MSKFVTMIIFNCSALHAAVNFSQLDFALWTPNCPSFMSRPPPQDKGRVTEEDILSFLPDVGSSVRVLAVLTTLSQPALDCVPLCHYKEPVFADGAHCRLVAQVQARLEAISDDITQRNSQLELPYPYLHPGRIENSVAV from the exons ATGTCAAAGTTCGTCACCATGATCATCTTCAACTGCTCGGCGCTGCATGCCGCCGTCAACTTCTcccag CTGGACTTCGCCCTCTGGACGCCCAACTGTCCGTCCTTCATGTCCCGTCCCCCGCCGCAGGACAAGGGCCGGGTGACGGAGGAGGACATCCTGTCCTTCCTGCCGGACGTGGGCTCCAGCGTCCGCGTCCTGGCGGTGCTCACCACGCTGTCCCAGCCCGCCCTCGACTGC GTTCCCCTATGTCACTACAAGGAGCCGGTGTTCGCCGACGGCGCCCACTGCCGGTTGGTGGCGCAGGTGCAGGCCCGGCTCGAGGCCATttctgatgacatcacacagcGCAACAGCCAATTGGAGCTGCCGTACCCGTACCTGCACCCCGGGCGCATCGAGAACAGCGTGGCCGTGTGA
- the LOC117956043 gene encoding rab proteins geranylgeranyltransferase component A 2-like, producing the protein MAAEDLPSEFDVVILGTGLAESVVAAAFSRVGQRVLHLDRRSYYAANWASFTFNALLTWIREHQEESQLEEVQDWSSLLEEGEELIYLKRDSACITNLQVFCYASEEEEEEEAPTTTEEEQGADEEVKETPETESAGMILNKTKNLSGTLLHSSLKRPSNSLIQHEGGGLGPLFPQVAESVLRTLLQIFH; encoded by the exons ATGGCTGCTGAGGATCTACCGTCTGAATTTGACGTCGTCATTCTGGGCACAG GGCTCGCTGAGTCGGTGGTAGCGGCGGCTTTCTCCAGAGTCGGTCAGAGAGTTCTTCACCTCGACAG gaGGAGTTATTATGCAGCTAACTGGGCGAGCTTCACCTTCAACGCTCTGCTCACCTGGATACGGGAGCACCAG gAGGAGTCTCAGCTTGAGGAGGTCCAGGATTGGTCGAGCCTgttggaggagggggaggagctAATCTACCTGAAAAGAGACTCCGCCTGCATCACTAACCTGCAGGTGTTCTGCTACGCCAG tgaggaagaggaggaggaggaagctccaaccaccacagaagaagaacaaggaGCAGATGAAGAAGTTAAAGAAACGCCAGAGACAGAATCTGCAGGTATGAttctaaataaaactaaaaacctGT CTGGGACGCTGCTCCATTCGTCCCTGAAGAGGCCTTCAAACAGTCTGATCCAGCATGAGGGAGGTGGTCTGGGGCCGTTGTTCCCTCAGGTTGCAGAGTCTGTCCTCAGAACTCTGCTGCAGATTTTCCACTAG
- the LOC117956044 gene encoding rab proteins geranylgeranyltransferase component A 1-like has protein sequence MVNSTNHEPCPVLSTNQVPCSRADVFSSRQLSVVEKRKLMRFLTSCVEETEEQQAYNGRPYWEFLNDQQLGDNLQHFLLHSIAMVTEDTPTEEGLAATRHFLRCLGRYGNTPFLFPVYGLGEIPQCFCR, from the exons ATGGTTAACTCCACCAATCACGAGCCGTGTCCCGTCCTCTCGACCAATCAGGTGCCCTGCAGCAGAGCAGACGTGTTCTCCAGTCGCCAGCTGTCCGTCGTGGAGAAGAGGAAGTTGATGCGTTTCCTCACTTCCTGTGTGGAGGAGACGGAGGAGCAGCAAG CCTACAACGGGCGGCCATATTGGGAGTTCCTGAATGATCAACAGCTCGGGGACAACCTGCAGCACTTCCTGCTTCACTCCATTGCCATGGTAACCGAAGACACGCCCACAGAGGAGGGCCTTGCCGCCACGCGTCACTTCCTGCGCTGCCTGGGTCGCTACGGCAACACAcccttcctgtttcctgtttatgGCCTCGGAGAGATCCCCCAGTGTTTCTGTAGGTAA